The genomic region CATTGCCGAATTCATGCTCCAAGAAATGGATGCTGATGAGGTCTGGCTGGTGATATCCCCACAGAACCCGTTCAAACAACAGGATGACCTACTGGATGAATCTAAGAGACTGAGCCTGGTCAAGCGGGCCTTGGACGGACATTCACGAATTATGCCTTGTACCTTCGAATTCGACCTTCCTAGACCATCATACACCATCGACACTATGCGTGAGATGACGGCAAAGCATACAAAGGAGGAGTTCTTTCTGGTCATGGGCAGTGATAATCTGATAGGCATTGAAGGCTGGAAGGAGTATAAAGCCCTGATCACCGAGCATGAGTTAGCCGTGTATCCCAGACCTGGATATGCGCTCGAGGAGGGCTATATCGAGCGACTAGGAGGTCGCATCACCCTGACCGA from Flavobacteriales bacterium harbors:
- the nadD gene encoding nicotinate (nicotinamide) nucleotide adenylyltransferase; protein product: MRVGLYFGSFNPPHIGHTVIAEFMLQEMDADEVWLVISPQNPFKQQDDLLDESKRLSLVKRALDGHSRIMPCTFEFDLPRPSYTIDTMREMTAKHTKEEFFLVMGSDNLIGIEGWKEYKALITEHELAVYPRPGYALEEGYIERLGGRITLT